One genomic window of Candidatus Melainabacteria bacterium includes the following:
- the lepB gene encoding signal peptidase I, which translates to MDPDSITTQRSDMPSDTKTTDGASETKKAKPNSVQGFIREIVELVVVTLVLLIVIRWALAEARYIPSSSMEPTLQINDRLLVEKVSGHLGKKIQRGDILVFYPPPIELGGQDLKNDPLTVLGRLTGLPFLPYEPAFIKRTIGLPGDHIRIQHGVGVYINGQLLDESSYIKEKPNYDLNVLGDIGGRSTDGGVIQPYRANQLNEPIIVPPGHLFMMGDNRNNSEDSHVWGFLDQKRIVGRACLLFWRQLNPPPYPQILDE; encoded by the coding sequence ATGGACCCAGACTCAATCACAACACAGAGAAGCGACATGCCTTCAGACACAAAAACAACTGATGGTGCTTCCGAAACTAAGAAGGCAAAACCAAATTCGGTTCAGGGCTTCATTAGAGAAATCGTTGAGCTTGTAGTCGTCACTCTCGTTCTTTTGATTGTGATTCGCTGGGCGCTGGCTGAAGCAAGATACATTCCGTCGAGTTCGATGGAACCGACTCTGCAAATTAACGACCGCTTGCTCGTAGAAAAAGTATCCGGGCATCTGGGCAAGAAAATTCAGCGCGGCGACATTCTCGTTTTCTATCCACCACCCATCGAACTGGGCGGTCAAGATCTAAAGAATGATCCGCTGACAGTTCTGGGACGATTGACCGGTCTGCCTTTCCTTCCATATGAGCCAGCTTTCATTAAACGCACGATCGGTCTACCAGGCGACCACATCCGCATTCAACACGGCGTGGGCGTCTACATTAACGGACAGCTGCTTGACGAATCTAGCTACATTAAAGAGAAGCCCAATTACGACTTGAATGTTTTAGGCGACATCGGCGGTCGCTCGACAGATGGTGGAGTAATTCAGCCCTACCGCGCCAATCAGCTCAACGAGCCCATCATTGTGCCGCCCGGTCACCTTTTCATGATGGGCGACAACCGCAACAACTCAGAAGACAGCCACGTATGGGGATTTCTTGACCAGAAACGGATTGTTGGACGAGCCTGTTTGCTTTTCTGGCGCCAGCTGAATCCGCCACCCTACCCACAAATTCTGGACGAATAA